GATCGGCCTGCAGTCGGGCACCAATGTTTTCCCCAACATCAATGTCGGCAATATCAATTGAAACGATCGTGTAGGCGGTCTGTTTTTCCAGACCTTCATTCAATACGATCTGTGTGATTTTATCGGGATTTTCAAGCACCTTCTCATAGGTGTCCGTCGATCCAATAGCCTGCACAATCCCCTGGCCCACACGCGCAATCACGGTTTCTTCCGTCGCACCACCAACCAGCTGTTTCAGGTTTGTTCGCACGGTCACACGGGCACGCACATTTAGCTGAATGCCATCGCCAGCAACAGCATCCAGAGTCGCATTCGTTTTGCGAGGATCGGGACAATCAATCACCTTGGGGTAGACGCTGGTTCGAACCGCGTCCAGAATATCACGCCCTGCCAGGTCAATGGCCTGAGCGGCTTGCCAGTCGAGTTCGATTTTCGCCCGGTGGGCAGCAATCAATGCACGAATCACATTCGGTACGTTTCCACCAGCCAGGTAATGTGCTTCCAGATTACCCGTGGAAATATCATAGTGACGCGTCACTCCCGATTGAATCGCCATGATTTTACTGCGAACGATGATCGTCGGATTCACTTTTTTAATCGTCATGATGACCAGATTCGGAAAGGAAATTCCGGCTTTGGTCATCTTACATTGAATCCATAATCCGGCGTATCTCGCGAACACCGCAAAAAAGACCAGCACGCCGAGAAAAACAACGATCCCCACAATCCAGGTGACTGTTGAACCATCTTCTACTGCTAAAAGATTCAAGGCGTTCATTCCGATTTCCTATCCTGAGAAAAATGTCGTTTCCAGTGTTGTAAACTGTCCGCTGAAACTGTCTTACAATCCGTCAATCATAGAGGAACTAATTGTAAAGTAATTCCGGGAAACCATCCAGAGACTATTCGTAAATCAAGTCTCCGGAATCTCAAAATCAAGCGCATCACCGGCAACCGAATCGCCGGGTTGTGAAGATTTCGTTTCTGGTGCTGCCTCCTTTTCGGCCGATGATTGCTGTTTTTCTTTCACCACCAGCCGGGTTCCTTCTACGGCAATTACTTCCACATCGGTCTGCGCTTCGATAATCATTCCCTGACTCTCACAATGCAGCCTCTCATGATCAACGATAACGAAGCCGCTCGGGTTCAAAAGAGTTTGCGTTTTTCCCGTTTTTCCAATCAAAGACTTCAAATGGTCTGTTTCTTCCTGAAATGCGGTAACTTCTTCCAGTGTCGGAACTTCGAGGATAATTTTCTTGCCCCAGGCCGTATTCGGAAAAAACTTGACGGCAAACCCCAGTGTGGTGGGGATCAGAATGACAACACTGGCGACGTAGGTCCACCAGAGAGAAGGGCTAGTTGCCCACCAGGCCATCCAGGCAGCCCAGGCCGAGCCAGCCATACATGTTAATGCCAGCACGGCGATCAGGCCTCCTGAGGGAATAAAGATTTCCGCCACAAACAACATCAGCGTCACGACCAATGCCAGTATTGCAATCAGTGAATAATCCATTAGATCTGCAGACTTTCCCTAACTCGCACTGTCCCGTTCTGGCTGTGAACTGGATCAGTACAGCAATTGGAATCAATCAATTAGTAACCGGAAACCGTGTGCCTGAAGGAAGAGGTACCTTAAGACACACCTTCCTATTGTACCGGCTTTAAAAAGCAAGGCAAGACGCGAACACGAAGAACCAGCTTCAGATTGATTTGTGCTCTGATCTGATCTATGAGAGCAGGGTCGGCAGACTAGTTGTCACTTCGATCACAGAGCAGCGACTGACAGGGATGGCAATAGGTCGGATCGGGCTGGTCGCTCAAATCCACGATCCAGATATTGCGAAAACGAACGGGATTGGAATGGTCCTGTAGCTTGATCGGGAACAGTTCCGGCCCTTCCTGCTTACCGCCACCAGTTTTGGCAACAATCGAATAATCCTGATGAATGGGGACCCCGTTGTGCAGCACAGTAATGAATGCGTTCTTGATCTTTTTACCGTCCGCATCAAATTTGGGAGCGACAAACGCAATATCGTATGTCTGCCAGGAGAGAGGTGGGAAGCACATATTCACATCAGCGCGTTTCTGCTTATACAGTCCACCACATTCATTTTCGACCCCTTCCAGGCCGAAGGAATCCAGCACCTGGACTTCATATCGGCTCTGCAGATACAGGCCGCTATTGCTGCGGGCCTGACCGGTGGCATAAGGCATATAAGGCAAACGGAACTCAACATGCATCCGAAAACTGCGATACGTGTCCTTTAACTCCGTCCCTTCTTTCAGCAAACCTTCCTCAGTAATCTTGCCATTTTTGAAGTGGTCAACCGAAGAGCCATCGAACAGCACAGTGGCTCCCTGGGGGGGCTTTGCGCCCAGTGTGATGCTGCTCCGTTGATATTTGTTAAGCTGTCCCAGCAGATGCCCGTGTAAATCGCGTACCTCAGCGATGCCACCCGGCATGACCTGAACCCGGAACTCTTCATTTGTCAATGTCAGCACGATACCATCACGCGTGCCCGTTAATTCCTGTCTGTCGGATCGATCCCAGCCGTTTCCAGGCAGGCCGCCATTGTAAAGAGAGGCGATGAATTTTCCGTCCCCGCGAGCAACCACCTGCAAACCCAAGGCACATTCGCCGCACCAGGAGCAATCCACGCCGATTCGGCCGTAGTATTCGCCTTGATACTGGAAATCCTCGTCAACCTGTTTGATATCCAGAACGGCAAACTTCTTATCACCCTTTTTTGCCTGAGCAAACGCTTCCGATGACAGCAAACAGTTGGCACAGAATAACCCAATAAGTGCAAGGCGAAACATTTATTCTCTATCCTCTCTAAGAGCTTTAATCGAAACAAATCGACAATTTTACGCAAGTCACCATTCTGGGGTGAGTCTCTACCATTTGCAAGTCTGGAATTGACGTTTG
This window of the Gimesia fumaroli genome carries:
- a CDS encoding 3-keto-disaccharide hydrolase is translated as MFRLALIGLFCANCLLSSEAFAQAKKGDKKFAVLDIKQVDEDFQYQGEYYGRIGVDCSWCGECALGLQVVARGDGKFIASLYNGGLPGNGWDRSDRQELTGTRDGIVLTLTNEEFRVQVMPGGIAEVRDLHGHLLGQLNKYQRSSITLGAKPPQGATVLFDGSSVDHFKNGKITEEGLLKEGTELKDTYRSFRMHVEFRLPYMPYATGQARSNSGLYLQSRYEVQVLDSFGLEGVENECGGLYKQKRADVNMCFPPLSWQTYDIAFVAPKFDADGKKIKNAFITVLHNGVPIHQDYSIVAKTGGGKQEGPELFPIKLQDHSNPVRFRNIWIVDLSDQPDPTYCHPCQSLLCDRSDN
- the floA gene encoding flotillin-like protein FloA (flotillin-like protein involved in membrane lipid rafts) — its product is MNALNLLAVEDGSTVTWIVGIVVFLGVLVFFAVFARYAGLWIQCKMTKAGISFPNLVIMTIKKVNPTIIVRSKIMAIQSGVTRHYDISTGNLEAHYLAGGNVPNVIRALIAAHRAKIELDWQAAQAIDLAGRDILDAVRTSVYPKVIDCPDPRKTNATLDAVAGDGIQLNVRARVTVRTNLKQLVGGATEETVIARVGQGIVQAIGSTDTYEKVLENPDKITQIVLNEGLEKQTAYTIVSIDIADIDVGENIGARLQADHAEAEMRVAQAKAEQRRADQKAREQEMVALTQENRAKVVLAEAQVPKAIAEAFRTKKIGLMDYYELKNIQADTKMRDSIATPEREVAPVT
- a CDS encoding NfeD family protein — encoded protein: MDYSLIAILALVVTLMLFVAEIFIPSGGLIAVLALTCMAGSAWAAWMAWWATSPSLWWTYVASVVILIPTTLGFAVKFFPNTAWGKKIILEVPTLEEVTAFQEETDHLKSLIGKTGKTQTLLNPSGFVIVDHERLHCESQGMIIEAQTDVEVIAVEGTRLVVKEKQQSSAEKEAAPETKSSQPGDSVAGDALDFEIPET